In Nitrospiria bacterium, the genomic stretch TGAAAGCGAAGGGCATCAAGGTCTTTGCCCGAGTGGATCACAGCGGCGAGGCCGAGAAGGCGGGAATGAAAATGCCCCCGACCCAATTGTTGATCTTCGGAAACCCGAAGGCGGGCACCCCCGTGATGCTCGCGGCGCCCACTGCGGCCATCGACCTTCCGCTGAAGGCGCTGGCCTGGCAGGACAACGACGGGAAAGTCTGGTTAAGTTATAACGATTCGGAGTACCTGAAACGGCGGTTTGGCCTGACGGATGACGCAGTCAAGACGATCGCCGGGGCGGGGAGTCTGATCGAGCAAGCGTTGGATTAAATAGCCTTCGGACGGAAGGGGGCCGTGCGGGATCGGCCGACAAGAATTACCAAACGATCGTGACGCCGTGGTGCTTTATCTCTTGGGGTGTTTCGATGGGGGGCATTTGTTCCCGCAGGGAAGGCGCCGGCGCGCGGCATTTTGGCTCCGCGGCCGTTTCTATACATGTATTTCCGGATCTTCTGAACTTCTGACCCAGGAGTGCCTGATGCGTCTCGTGAGCGGGTGGGTGGTGTTGCTGGGTTGTTGCTGTTTATCCGGGACGGTTCATGCCGAGGCGGTCGTGCCGGGGGCTCCGGCGTTTTTACCCGAGCGGCTCGATTACCGGCCTTATATTGCCGACCCGAGGCGGCCCCGTTTCGGCGCCGGCGTCCTTTTCGGCAGCGGGGGTGAGCTCCAGTTTGACACGGCCATCGGAGGCGCCTTTGCCCTGGCGAATCTGAAGCCCGGTGATCCGCCGTTTGAGAAGTTACAGATCGCGGGGTCTGCCGCCGTCCTGCCCCGTTGGGACATCCACCACGACCTTGACCAGGTTGGGGCGAATTTCCGTGCCGGTCTATCCCTCAGCGGATCGCATGGCCCGTGGGCCATGCGTCTTCAGGTTCTGCACGAGAGTGACCATCTGGGGGATGAGCTGATACTCCGGACGGGCCTGACGAAGCGCCTGGCGTACCTTCGGCAGGAGATCGACCTCGGAGTCTCG encodes the following:
- a CDS encoding DUF302 domain-containing protein, with translation MSRPSRYSVPETLDRMEAALKAKGIKVFARVDHSGEAEKAGMKMPPTQLLIFGNPKAGTPVMLAAPTAAIDLPLKALAWQDNDGKVWLSYNDSEYLKRRFGLTDDAVKTIAGAGSLIEQALD
- a CDS encoding DUF1207 domain-containing protein, with the translated sequence MRLVSGWVVLLGCCCLSGTVHAEAVVPGAPAFLPERLDYRPYIADPRRPRFGAGVLFGSGGELQFDTAIGGAFALANLKPGDPPFEKLQIAGSAAVLPRWDIHHDLDQVGANFRAGLSLSGSHGPWAMRLQVLHESDHLGDELILRTGLTKRLAYLRQEIDLGVSYFPHVDLRLYVEGSYGFSIGESNRPWKAQAGGEWEGGPPLPLGARLYAAGDLQTYQEVHWNVDWTAQAGVVDWNEQHTRSLRIFAENHIGHDPLGEFFSNRLNYNEMGFALDF